From the genome of Torulaspora globosa chromosome 2, complete sequence, one region includes:
- a CDS encoding uncharacterized protein (ancestral locus Anc_3.403): MAVKKQPHKKSGKGASSSGSKQFQLVNGVITKEDITPLAKSSQHSTASSDDESSTSTTMESDLLFSPMGSAVDDAEDEDEYDHELLSPVYFGATYPKRFHHVSNAYYDDGAVESRKGSVCGQFLKDLLGNTTNEDFWKEVGTTSEEAIFASQPLEPPVESPSVQDQSITSLDEYIREDATAPASSALSAAQWDDNYKIKLLCYRDTTGNLRLRTQEESCSGSRSLLVGSNHKVNKIRRGKGKSKLLKNAIRRKSGVREMVSTGVGIGEFML, encoded by the coding sequence ATGGCCGTTAAAAAACAGCCTCATAAGAAGAGTGGAAAGGGTGCTTCCAGCAGTGGAAGCAAGCAGTTTCAGCTTGTCAACGGCGTGATAACAAAGGAGGACATTACCCCGTTAGCTAAGTCATCGCAGCACTCTACGGCGAGCTCCGATGACGAAAGCTCAACCAGCACGACAATGGAGTCGGATCTGTTGTTTTCTCCCATGGGCAGCGCTGTGGACGACGCGGAAGACGAGGATGAGTACGACCACGAGTTGTTGAGTCCAGTGTACTTTGGGGCTACTTATCCGAAGAGGTTCCATCACGTAAGCAATGCTTACTACGATGACGGCGCGGTGGAATCTCGCAAGGGCAGCGTGTGTGGtcagtttttgaaagatctaCTTGGGAATACAACGAACGAAGATTTCTGGAAGGAAGTTGGTACCACCAGTGAAGAGGCGATCTTTGCGTCGCAGCCTTTGGAACCACCCGTTGAGTCTCCCTCTGTGCAAGACCAATCTATCACATCATTAGACGAGTACATCAGGGAGGATGCTACTGCACCGGCAAGCTCGGCACTTTCTGCCGCACAATGGGATGACAATTACAAGATCAAGCTATTGTGCTACAGGGACACAACGGGCAACCTGAGGCTGAGGACGCAGGAGGAGAGTTGCAGCGGCTCAAGGAGCCTGCTGGTGGGGTCGAATCACAAGGTTAACAAGATTCGCAGGGGAAAGGGTAAGAGTAAGCTCTTAAAGAATGCCATTAGAAGGAAAAGCGGCGTTCGGGAAATGGTCTCAACGGGTGTTGGGATAGGAGAATTCATGTTATAG